The genomic window CGGCTGGGGGCCCTGGCactgtgggggcagcagggagtgCGGGTGAGCCGGTGATGGAGCGAGCTTTCGGGCCAGGGCAGCGGTGTGCGCGGAGGATGTGGAGACGGTGTGCGACCCCGCGAGGTGGGGGCGGAGGTGGTGGTGACCGGCGGGCCCGCGGCAGACGCGAGGGCGGAGCCGCTGGGTCTGGGGGTTCCGCTTCGTTGGGGGGCAGGCCAGCGGTGCGGTTGGAGGTGCCGGCAGCTTTGGGGTGAACCTCCTAAAGGGAAGGTGGCAGGCAAGGAGGGGATGTCAGGGCCTTGGCTTTTCCTGGGCTGGGGGGTGCTGCCTCTTGGGTCCGAGTCACCGAGGGTGTAGATGATGGCAGCTAAAGGAGGCCCTTGGCGCCCGCCCCTCAACCAAAGGGGGTGCGGAGGCCGGCAGGACAGGTTTCCGTGCCCACCCTCCGCTGTGCACTGGCGCCGGGTCCCCGGAGGCCATGCAGGGTCCAGGCACTAGCGgggctccctgccccccagctTAGCATTCGAAGGCGTCTGGGACAGCGGAGGAGGGGGTTGACGTCGCTTCCAGCCTGGCTGGCCGCCTGGCCCCTCCTCTTCCCCGGTTTCCTGTGGGTCCCTCTGAGCTGCAGGGCCCGGATGGAGGCCTGCGGGACGTCAGGGGGCTTCGGAGGCCTGGAAGTCTGGCTGGGGCCACACCCAGCAGTCCTCAGTGGTCAGGGACCCTTCCCCCCTTCCTGTGCCCTCTTTGTCTCTGGTCACCGGGATTCCCAGAGCTGTCCCTGCTGCCTTGTAACCCGACACCACGGGCCGGCCTGGGAGGGCGGAGGGCTCTGTGTGCTTCTGACAGGAAGGATCCCTGAGCCACCCGACCCCCCCTCACCCCTGGGGACCTGGGCCCCCTGGGCACGTGGGcagctccctgccctggcctcagTGAGGTGGCCGGGCTGCAGGGTCCCTGTGGACCTGGGACCAATGTGTCCCGCTGTGCCAGGGGCAGTGGAGTGCCCTCTGGGGCAGTCCCCTCTGCCGGATCCCACCCTCttcattcttctgttttctttcagaaTGAAAAAGGCAGGCATTGACCTCCCTCTGGGGCAGTTTCCAGGTACTTTAGACCCTCTGGTGGTTCCCCAGTggctcctccctttcccctttaTGAAATCCCTGAATCCGGTCCCAACCTGGTCCCACCAGCTGAGGACGGATTTGCGGGCCGCGTGAGCTCCTGTGCTTCTCTGTGGGTCTGTACGAGGTCTGCCCTGGGCCgccgggcctggcctggctggctggcttgcAGTAATTTGCCTTCCTCCATTCCTGCTGCCCAGTGGAACAGGGCAGCCTGCTGCCCAGTGGAACAGGGCAGCCTCTCGCCCAGCCACGCATCTCCTTAGGGAGATCCATGTGCAGATGCCAAACTGGGACGGAAACCCAGacctcctgcttccctggctgGAAACCCCCCTCTGCCGGCCGTGGGAGACAATTCAGCCTCCTGCCTGCCACGTCACCGTCGCTGCAGCGCGGGAGCTGCGTGGCCGCCCGAGGAATCCCAAACCACTCATTTGGAGCTTTTCTTGAGAAGCCCCTCCCAGTCTTTGAGGTTCTggttggctgggggtgggggcggtcaCGAAGCTGCCTGCCacgtggcagggctgggagctgggctcctgggcctccGCGGACGagggggatgctggtgctgcttgGACGAGCGGTGGCCTTTGAGAAGGGTGACCACGTGCCTGTGGTCCTGGCATAATAATCAGCAATGCTCCCTGTTCTGCAGCTGAGTCCTCGCTTGTGCATTGAGTGATGGGGTCACTCTGCCTTGGAGGCTGCCGGCCTGGtgggcaaggccagggctggcagggaggaGGCCTGGGGCCTGTGTGGGCCCTGCCTGAGATCTCTGCTGGCCGCCACTTGTCCTTCAAAACAAGGCTCTGTGCTCTCTCTCAGGCCCCGTGGGTCCCAAAAGCCCACTCCtctgttctcttctctctcctgggACCCTTAGCTTTTCCTCTCCGTTGTACACTCAAGGCCCCAAGGACAGTGGCAGCCAGGGAGGTGGGGAGTACCTGCCTGGGTGTCGAGGTGGGCAGCAATAGAATCTTCCAGAAGTGCAGGCAGGCCTGAGTCCAGGCCTGCAGAATGTCCCTGTTCCTTGAGGAGAAGCCCAGGGCAGaggggaagccagaagcagaggggaagccagaagcagaggggcagtggcctgcttgggggggggggttgtgtgtGGAGACTGACTGGAGGCCCCAGAGGGCACTGTTTCTtgtcctgggggctctggggaggctgGCCGAGGGTAGCCCTGGAGCCTCGGAGCGGATGGCCTATGTGGCACTGGCTGTCAGGTGGGCGGGCGGGCAGAGTGGGGCCTCCGGCTTCCTGGAGGGTGGACAGGCTGCTCCGCTGAGCTGTGACTCACCCCCTCCCTGGGGTCCTGttcttgctgctttctcaggaggcCCCTCATTTCCCTCTGGTCCAGGCACTGTGGGCAGACGGGCGGGCAAGTCTTTGTCAAGCTAGAAGCCCTGGACCCTTGCAGCTTGGACAAGGGAGACGGAGGCTGGGTGAacaacccccccccacccccaaggccaCCCTGGGGCAGCGGAGTAGGGCATCTGGGCTCCCACATTTAatgagtgaaccagccagtgacTCATTAACACCCCGGGTAGGAATGAAAGACATGCACCTGGGCGGGGCCGCCCTTTGTCCAGACCCCTGGGTTTCCCCGCAGACCCccgcctggctgctgctgctgcttacTGGTTAGGTCCCCTAGGACTGGGTGAGGGCAGAGCTGATCTGTAGTCAAACGGACGAACAACTGCCGGTCTAGCCGAGTGGTCCTGTGTCACATTCTTGTCATGTGTGGGGCGCTGGGGATGGAGCTGGTTTCCTACCCCCCCACACGGCGGGGGGCACAACCCACTCAGGTGTCAGTAGGCTTGAATGCTAAGTCCAGACAGAAAATTGGTAGGGACCTCTGGTGGTGACTTTGGATAAGGAGGTCAAAGACAACCTCCGAGGTGCCGGCAGCCCTGAGTCAGGTCTGGGTGCACTCCCTTCCATCTCTAAGGGACTTGGTGGCTGGACCACGGCTGGGGGTGGTTGCTGGGGAGGAGAGCCCAGGGCTTCAGGGCGCCCTCTCTCTGCAGGTCCCCCGCAGCCCACGCAGTCCACGCCCGCCTCCCAGCCATGCGCTCCATCCAGCTCCTCAGCGCCTTCTGCCTCCTGGCGGTGGCCCTGGCGGCCGAGGTGAAGAAGCCCGCGGCGGCGGCAGCACCCGGCACCGCGGAGAAGCTGAGCCCCAAGGCGACCACGCTGGCCGAGCGCAGCGCCAACCTGGCCTTCAGCCTGTACCAGGCCATGGCCAAGGACCAGGCGGTGGAGAACATCCTGCTGTCGCCCGTGGTGGTGGCCTCGTCGCTGGGGCTCGTATCGCTGGGCGGCAAGGCGGCCACGGCGTCGCAGGCCAAGGCGGTGCTGAGCGCCGAGCAGCTGCGCGATGAGGAGGTGCACGCGGGCCTGGGCGAGCTGCTGCGCTCCCTGAGCAACTCCACGGCGCGCAACGTGACCTGGAAGCTGGGCAGCCGCCTGTACGGGCCCAGCTCGGTGAGCTTCGCCGACGACTTCGTGCGCAGCAGCAAGCAGCACTACAACTGCGAGCACTCCAAGATCAACTTCCGCGACAAGCGCAGCGCCCTGCAGTCCATCAACGAGTGGGCGGCGCAGACCACCGACGGCAAGCTGCCCGAGGTCACCAAGGACGTGGAGCGCACGGACGGCGCGCTGCTCGTCAACGCCATGTTCTTCAAGCGTGAGTCGGGGGCGGGGCGGCAAGCTTTATCGCAACCTGCGCCAAGCCCACCCCTCCCAGTTAGATTCAGCGGGGCGTGGCCTCGCCCTTAAAGGAATGGCGCAGGAACCCCCCtcggagggagggaagggagcagATGTACTTAATGGAACCCAAGtgccagtgctgtgtgtgtgggatTCAATACAGTCCACTGAGGGAGCTGGGAAAACGACCCTAACCCTTAAAGCAAGGCTGGGGGCGGGCCTTGTTGGCCCCATTCACAGGTGaggagcctgggctgcaggggcggggggctGTGGCCCTCTGACCCCTGTGTTCTGCTCCCTGCACAGCACACTGGGATGAGAAGTTCCACCACAAGATGGTGGACAACCGCGGCTTCATGGTGACCCGTTCCTACACCGTGGGTGTCACGATGATGCACCGGACAGGTGAGTGCCCTGTGGAGCAGGGCTCAGGGCGCTTGGGGGCTGGCtgtgcccgcccgcccgccccagtGTACCCAGACTCCCCTTTGCTCTCCTCTTAGGCCTCTACAACTACTACGACGACGAGAAGGAGAAGCTGCAGATGGTGGAGATGCCCTTGGCCCACAAGCTGTCCAGCCTCATCATCATCATGCCCCACCACGTGGAGCCGCTCGAGCGCCTGGAGAAGCTGCTGACCAAAGAGCAGCTGAAGACCTGGATGGGGAAGATGCAGAAGAAGGCAGTGGCCATCTCCCTGCCCAAGGGCGTGGTGGAGGTGACCCATGACCTGCAGGTGAGGGCTGGCCCGGCTCCCAGGCCTTCCGGGGCGCCCATTGCACAGCTGAGCAGGTGTCTCCTGAGTCCCTTGTCATGTCCAGGCAGCActgccctgggctgtgggggaagctctgcccaccaccctcccctAGGAAGGCGATGCTGGCCGCTCAGTGTGGCCAAACAGTGTCCGGACGTCAGGTGCTCTGCTCAGCACTTTATGCGCGCATTGAACTCTCAGCCCTCAAGATGGCTTTACGGGCAGGACTGTGAGCTTTATCTTGCAGGCgaggaaacaggctcagaaagGTTTAGTAACCCGTCCAAGAGCACACAGCCAGCAGTCGGCACTTCCTGCAGCAGGCCAGCCCTTAAGTTCCTGTGCTGCCTCTCTGGCTGTGAAAGGCTCCCAGGCCCAGACCGGCCGAGCTGGAGGCTTCTGCAcggtgcaggggtgaggctgaTGACGTGGTCGCTCAGCAAGGCCCCAGGGGTAACACACGAGCTCACAGGTGTGGGCAGGGGCTGCAGAGGTCCCCCTGACGCATGAGACCCCACTTAGACCACACGGTGAAGACCGAGGTGGCCTTTgtgtgtggagggagagagaagtttcTGACCTACTCTAAAGAAGAAACTTCCTTCTTGCTCTGCCTCGGGTGCCGGAAACGGTTCCATGGTGGGCTTCTGTCTACCGCTGATTTGCTCTTGATTCAGATTTGCTGTTGAGAGAACTTGGAGAGATGAGACGAAGTGGGGTAGCTCCAAGCCTGGAGCTGGCGCTGGTATGGGCTCAGGACACACAGCTTGTGGGGAGAAGCCTTGTCTCCtaccccagcctggccccggctcctcacccccacctctgcccttcCACCTGCCAATCTGGGGGGTGGACTGAACTGGAAGCTTGAAGTGGGCTTGTCAGGTCACTGGGTGGAACATTGGGgcccacttggaatgcctgtcGCAGGACTCCCAGGGTCTCAGCACCGCATGCCTAGCACCTGCCCGGCCGAGTCTCCTGCAGAGACCCTGGGGACTGCAGTTCACCCAGCCGACTCTCCCTGATGTCCCTTCTGcactgagagccagagagaggcctGGCTGTGGGCCCTGCGCTCCGAGAGTGCAGAGCCAGGCGGGCAGGGCACACTGGACAGAACTGAGTCCAGGGCCGCTGAGACCCGGGGAGGCGGCCTCATGTGCGCGACCCTTAGAGGGGGCACCTCTGTTCTGCTGCTCTGGTCTAAAGAAAGGCACAGGTGACAGACCTTGCTGCGTGggcttttgctttttatttttatttttttttaacatagctataaattttatttatttgaaaggcaaagagagagagaaatttcccattcactgatttagttttcaaatgtctgcaacagctggggctgagcctgactgaagccaggagcctgggtctccatccgggtctctgggcAGGTTTTAAGCCCCGAGAGAGACGTGGACGTAGCTGTCCTGGGACCAGTCTTTCTCCCACTGGAGTGTGCcaagaatcacctggggagtgtttttctcttttctttctttctttttttttttttttttttagcttgatttatttatttgaaagtcaaagttacagagggagggagagagagctaggccagtctgaagccaggagccaggagcttcttccaagtctcccgtgtgtgcaggggcccgagcacctgggccatcttctgctttcccaggtgcattagcagggagctgaattggaagtagagcc from Oryctolagus cuniculus chromosome 1, mOryCun1.1, whole genome shotgun sequence includes these protein-coding regions:
- the SERPINH1 gene encoding serpin H1, which encodes MRSIQLLSAFCLLAVALAAEVKKPAAAAAPGTAEKLSPKATTLAERSANLAFSLYQAMAKDQAVENILLSPVVVASSLGLVSLGGKAATASQAKAVLSAEQLRDEEVHAGLGELLRSLSNSTARNVTWKLGSRLYGPSSVSFADDFVRSSKQHYNCEHSKINFRDKRSALQSINEWAAQTTDGKLPEVTKDVERTDGALLVNAMFFKPHWDEKFHHKMVDNRGFMVTRSYTVGVTMMHRTGLYNYYDDEKEKLQMVEMPLAHKLSSLIIIMPHHVEPLERLEKLLTKEQLKTWMGKMQKKAVAISLPKGVVEVTHDLQKHLAGLGLTEAMDKNKADLSRMSGKKDLYLASVFHATAFEWDTDGNPFDQDIYGREELRSPKLFYADHPFIFLVRDAQSGSLLFIGRLVRPKGDKMRDEL